From a region of the Fischerella sp. JS2 genome:
- a CDS encoding ATP-binding protein has product MAKLKISKKVSTAIVNSLGAGVVPRVGLEHIAVGREKELQSLLQNLNDIAEGVAAFRFIIGNYGSGKSFMLQLLRNHAMEQGFVVTDADLCSERRLAGTNNEGLATYRELMSRLATKTRPDGGALVAILEGWINKIQQEVAKETGMRPNDDGFDDQVEEKIREVIKYIEDLVHGFDFGNVIIAYWRSYRLDDDELKNAALRWLRGEYSTKTEAKAALGVRVIIDDDSWYDYVKLIAKFTAEIGYKGLLVLLDEAANIYQIPTTVTREKNYNRLLGIFNDTMQCKAEHLGIFIGGTTKFLEDPNRGLFADPAWRRRTKESRFVIQAGVQEFLGPVMRLNPLSQEEILLLLQRITEIHAFNFGYTQTLKTADLKAFVQEIVNRLGAAALLTPGEIVRDFISVLNILYQNPGKAFQELIHGAEFKPTVVGKDSDTDDDVAEFSL; this is encoded by the coding sequence ATGGCAAAGCTCAAAATCTCGAAAAAAGTCTCCACTGCGATCGTCAATTCTCTTGGTGCGGGAGTTGTACCAAGGGTAGGGCTAGAACATATAGCAGTAGGTCGGGAAAAAGAACTACAAAGCCTATTACAAAACCTCAATGACATTGCAGAAGGGGTAGCAGCTTTTCGCTTCATAATTGGGAACTATGGTTCAGGTAAAAGCTTCATGCTACAGTTACTTCGCAATCATGCTATGGAACAAGGATTTGTAGTTACTGATGCTGACCTATGTTCAGAACGTCGGCTTGCAGGAACCAACAATGAAGGTTTAGCAACTTATCGAGAATTAATGAGTCGCCTTGCTACAAAAACTCGCCCTGATGGCGGTGCTTTAGTAGCAATTTTAGAGGGATGGATTAATAAAATTCAACAAGAAGTTGCCAAAGAAACTGGAATGCGTCCTAATGATGATGGTTTTGATGACCAAGTAGAAGAGAAAATAAGGGAAGTAATTAAGTATATAGAAGACTTAGTTCACGGTTTTGATTTTGGCAACGTGATCATTGCTTATTGGCGCAGTTACCGTCTAGATGATGATGAATTAAAAAATGCTGCATTGCGTTGGCTACGAGGAGAATATAGCACTAAAACAGAAGCTAAAGCAGCTTTAGGAGTGCGAGTTATCATTGATGATGATAGTTGGTATGACTACGTTAAACTCATAGCTAAATTTACTGCTGAAATTGGCTATAAAGGACTTCTAGTGTTGTTAGATGAAGCCGCAAATATATATCAAATTCCTACGACTGTAACTCGCGAAAAAAATTACAACAGGTTGCTAGGAATCTTCAACGATACTATGCAGTGCAAAGCGGAACACTTAGGTATTTTTATAGGCGGAACAACAAAATTTTTAGAAGATCCAAATCGTGGACTGTTTGCAGATCCTGCTTGGCGAAGACGCACAAAAGAAAGTCGTTTTGTCATACAAGCTGGCGTACAAGAATTTTTAGGCCCTGTGATGCGGCTCAATCCCTTAAGCCAAGAAGAAATTTTGTTGCTTCTGCAAAGAATAACAGAAATTCATGCCTTTAATTTCGGATATACACAGACTTTAAAAACTGCTGATTTAAAAGCATTTGTACAAGAAATAGTCAATCGCTTGGGTGCAGCAGCGTTGCTAACTCCAGGCGAAATTGTTCGGGATTTTATCAGTGTATTGAATATACTTTACCAAAATCCCGGCAAGGCTTTCCAGGAATTAATTCATGGTGCTGAATTTAAACCTACTGTTGTGGGTAAAGACTCCGATACAGATGATGACGTTGCAGAGTTTAGTCTCTAA
- a CDS encoding tetratricopeptide repeat protein, which produces MFIGASIMLMQPHIAVALSSQEIERIGKEITVQIVDDQTPPATGSGVIIRRSGNSYTVLTAYHVVKEGKKYQVITPDQQSYTVNNVKHLQGLDLALVEFSSSKPYSTAKIGDSDLATATTTVYVGGFPAKTAAISNPYFSFNKGQVNANGAAQRDGYNLIYENKTLNGMSGGPVLNEKGELVGVHGRADEQEIGIGTTINVALQKMVAVGIDVGGRSYTRNNTIPTAPKADDFFIKAYDSYRNKDYQGAIANYTEAIRLNPRYANAYYNRGIARSEIGDKQGAIADYTQTVKINPKHDDAYYNRGLVYYELKNYQAAIADYNESLKINPNAEDAYLNRGLARYELKDTQGAMADYNQALKINPNYDKGYYNRGLARSASGDKKGALADYNQAIKLNPNYDKAYYNRGLTRYELGDKQGEIDDYTLAIKVNPNYALAYYNRGIALSEKGQTQKALDDFNQTIKLKPDYTDAYIYRGLTLYDLGDKQGAFNDFNLAIKLSPNYDKAYYNRGLTRYELGDKQGALTDYNQALKINPKYANAYLNRGLTRSELGDKQGAIADYNQALKYKPDYDKAYYNRGIAYFDLKNLQQALADFNQAIKINSKYANAYYNRALTRRDLGDKKGALADFKQAAELYRQQNNNNYYEDTLIQIRKLEQ; this is translated from the coding sequence ATGTTCATCGGTGCATCTATCATGTTGATGCAGCCACACATTGCAGTTGCCCTATCCTCTCAAGAAATAGAAAGGATAGGCAAAGAGATTACAGTACAGATTGTGGACGATCAAACTCCCCCTGCTACTGGTTCAGGAGTGATTATCAGACGTTCTGGTAATAGTTACACAGTTCTGACTGCTTATCATGTGGTTAAAGAAGGTAAAAAATATCAAGTAATTACACCTGATCAACAAAGTTATACAGTTAACAATGTCAAACACTTACAAGGTCTAGACTTGGCGTTAGTTGAGTTTAGTAGTAGCAAACCTTACAGCACTGCCAAAATCGGTGACTCTGATCTAGCTACAGCTACCACAACTGTATATGTAGGCGGGTTCCCAGCCAAAACAGCAGCCATTTCTAATCCTTACTTTTCTTTCAACAAGGGGCAGGTAAATGCTAACGGTGCAGCCCAGCGTGATGGTTATAACTTGATTTATGAAAACAAGACTCTCAATGGTATGAGTGGTGGCCCTGTACTAAATGAAAAAGGGGAATTGGTGGGTGTTCACGGTAGGGCTGATGAACAAGAAATTGGTATAGGTACAACCATTAACGTGGCTTTACAAAAGATGGTAGCAGTTGGGATAGATGTAGGAGGGCGTTCATATACCAGAAATAATACTATTCCCACTGCGCCAAAAGCTGATGATTTCTTTATCAAAGCTTACGATAGTTATCGCAATAAAGATTATCAAGGAGCGATCGCAAATTATACTGAGGCAATTCGTCTTAATCCAAGATATGCTAATGCCTACTATAACCGGGGTATAGCCCGCTCTGAGATTGGAGACAAACAAGGGGCGATTGCTGACTATACTCAAACAGTCAAGATTAACCCCAAACATGACGATGCTTACTACAACCGGGGATTAGTCTACTATGAATTAAAAAACTACCAAGCAGCGATCGCTGATTATAACGAGTCACTCAAAATTAATCCTAACGCTGAAGATGCTTACCTCAATCGAGGTTTAGCACGCTATGAATTAAAAGATACACAGGGCGCAATGGCGGATTATAACCAAGCCCTCAAGATCAATCCCAACTATGACAAAGGTTACTACAATCGGGGATTAGCCCGCTCTGCATCAGGTGATAAAAAAGGGGCACTCGCTGATTATAACCAAGCGATTAAGCTCAATCCCAACTATGACAAGGCCTATTACAATCGAGGCTTAACCCGTTACGAATTAGGAGATAAACAAGGAGAAATTGATGATTACACCCTAGCTATTAAGGTTAATCCCAATTATGCCCTTGCCTACTACAATCGGGGGATAGCTCTTTCTGAAAAAGGACAAACGCAAAAGGCACTAGATGATTTCAATCAAACTATCAAACTCAAACCCGATTACACTGATGCCTATATTTACCGGGGTTTGACTCTTTATGATTTGGGGGATAAACAAGGGGCATTCAATGACTTTAACCTGGCGATCAAGCTTAGTCCCAACTATGACAAAGCATATTATAATCGGGGCTTAACCCGCTATGAATTAGGAGACAAGCAAGGAGCCCTAACTGATTATAATCAAGCACTCAAGATTAATCCTAAATATGCTAATGCCTACCTTAACCGGGGTTTAACTCGCTCTGAATTAGGAGATAAACAAGGAGCGATCGCAGACTACAACCAAGCACTCAAGTATAAACCCGACTATGACAAAGCTTATTACAATCGAGGTATAGCCTACTTTGACTTGAAGAATTTGCAACAAGCACTTGCTGATTTCAATCAAGCTATCAAAATTAATTCCAAGTATGCCAATGCTTACTACAATCGAGCGCTGACACGTCGTGATTTAGGAGATAAAAAAGGCGCTCTGGCTGATTTTAAACAAGCCGCAGAGCTTTATCGGCAACAAAACAATAATAATTATTATGAGGATACACTCATCCAGATTAGAAAGCTGGAGCAGTAA